The following coding sequences lie in one Silene latifolia isolate original U9 population chromosome 5, ASM4854445v1, whole genome shotgun sequence genomic window:
- the LOC141655786 gene encoding uncharacterized protein LOC141655786 yields the protein MEQHKGQINNLLEDTWFFGNTLKNKSKLSKTMVRCNSDPCPSSSTNEDYNHPLKTSNNGLLRTPSLPVSLGKDVKYELGNEDEDDEEPRMGDLIRQAMPMSMSRRRLERTPSLPPCRGTSKGLSVASEVQNGRKVSVELSPFLQEKGPIGMVRLTRRASMDSSFLPPKYTSSKGTKQSALNSKNKTLKKLEEPNNNIEQPKTETLAKSRRSPNDDLQRFKDLGFSSDGNGVGPNMTHKLPGLQRRASLDPQVSRVRRPNVSEPWRKPSSPSFGPSPVPKWADHKASSAQDMKAQIKFWARAVASNVRQEC from the exons ATGGAACAACATAAAGGGCAAATTAATAACCTTTTAGAAGATACTTGGTTTTTTGGTAATACAttgaaaaacaaatcaaaattaTCAAAAACTATGGTAAGGTGTAACTCCGACCCTTGTCCTAGCTCAAGCACAAATGAAGATTATAATCATCCTTTAAAAACAAGCAATAATGGGCTTCTTCGGACGCCCTCACTACCGGTTTCCTTAGGAAAAGACGTAAAATACGAGCTTGgaaatgaggatgaggatgatgaggagCCAAGAATGGGTGATTTGATAAGACAAGCTATGCCTATGTCAATGTCTAGGAGAAGATTGGAGAGAACGCCGTCTTTGCCTCCTTGCAgggggacgagtaaaggtctaAGTGTGGCGTCTGAAGTTCAAAATGGTCGGAAAGTGTCGGTAGAGCTATCGCCTTTTTTGCAAGAGAAGGGTCCTATTGGTATGGTTAGATTGACTAGAAGAGCTTCTATGGACTCTTCTTTTTTGCCACCTAAATACACTTCTTCTAAG GGTACAAAGCAAAGTGCTCTCAACTCCAAAAACAAGACACTGAAAAAACTTGAAGAGCCCAACAATAACATAGAACAGCCCAAAACCGAAACACTTGCCAAGTCACGAAGAAGCCCAAATGACGATCTGCAACGGTTCAAAGACTTGGGCTTTTCATCGGATGGCAACGGTGTAGGCCCAAATATGACCCATAAGCTTCCTGGACTACAAAGAAGGGCTAGCCTTGATCCACAAGTTAGTAGGGTGAGGAGGCCCAATGTCTCGGAACCGTGGCGAAAACCGTCATCGCCGTCGTTTGGGCCGTCACCGGTCCCTAAATGGGCCGATCATAAGGCCTCGTCGGCCCAAGATATGAAGGCTCAAATCAAATTTTGGGCTCGAGCTGTCGCTTCTAATGTGCGTCAAGAGTGTTGA